Proteins encoded in a region of the Micropterus dolomieu isolate WLL.071019.BEF.003 ecotype Adirondacks linkage group LG07, ASM2129224v1, whole genome shotgun sequence genome:
- the LOC123973324 gene encoding collagen alpha-2(VI) chain-like isoform X1, giving the protein MALISGFIFLCLLQAAIPQPVGPRGPRPIPGRGDSPEPTPPPGLPQPTPRPEGCQSGIIDCPIKLFFTIDTSETIALQESPPGALVNKVKEFTKIFVQRLADEEYKDRIQISWSIGGQNFSQDQYVFSQFTTRENFIRHLSGVEYKGKGTYTDCAIKSMIKQMTQRFLGTGGVLFSVFITDGHVTGNPCGGIKAMSEKAREQGIHIFSVAASRTIDELGMREIASSPSELYRDDYIAVEIEDGRSRINIESIDRIIKAMKHQAFLQCYEHKCYETPGSPGPKGLPGPKGIKGDRGYIGPKGEKGKQGDPGIEGPIGQPGQKGETGLTGDKGDIGTIGAKGVAGIPGKNGTDGQKGKIGRIGATGCKGDPGDKGPDGYPGDVGDTGPPGDNGEKGDPGLPGKSGPIGPPGDPGPMGERGNPGNPGQPGDKGIPGEPGLPGPKGEKGRRGDIGTKGGQGPDGPKGEKGERGPQGGRGRPGEGGLKGSKGDQGLPGPRGPPGQPGGPGANGTVGNPGDPGPRGDPGITGPKGDPGRPGFGYPGPRGPTGDRGDPGRRGPRGGRGECGAKGDPGNKGIKGEPGEPGQFGEPGERGPRGDPGSDGGPGPAGDPGLTDCDVMTYIRETCGCCDCEKRCGALDIVFVIDSSESVGLTNFTLEKNFVINTINRLGSMASDPASQTGTRVGVVQFSHNGTFEAIRLDDPNINSMSAFKTAVKNLQWIAGGTFTPSALKFAYDNLIRDSKRARAKVSVVVITDGRFDPRDDEDLLKYLCDDANVVVNAIGVGDMFKKEQDDEILGSIACGKKERVTNMRRYIDLVADDFIQTMETVLCPEPVIVCPDLPCKSEPDVAPCIQRPVDLVFLLDGSERLGADNFQHAREFVQKVANTLGLARSQTDRMRARVALMEFGKENENQVAFSLTHEPAVIADGIKRLTYMDSSSSVGPAIVHTIDNILGKGNARQTRRNAEVSFVFITDGVTESNSLDEAVSAMRGAQVVSTVIATGNDVDQEVLVKLAMGDQDAIFKGKDFSSLSRSSLFDRFIQWVC; this is encoded by the exons ATGGCGCTGATTTCAGGGTTCATCTTTCTGTGCTTGCTCCAAGCTGCAATCCCTCAACCTGTGGGCCCTCGTGGACCCAGGCCAATACCTGGGCGAGGTGACAGTCCAGAACCAACTCCACCTCCAGGCCTACCTCAGCCCACACCAAGACCCGAAGGTTGTCAGT CTGGGATAATTGACTGTCCCATCAAGCTCTTTTTCACCATCGACACCTCAGAGACCATTGCCTTACAGGAGTCCCCACCTGGGGCGCTGGTGAACAAAGTAAAGGAGTTCACCAAGATCTTTGTCCAGAGGCTGGCTGATGAGGAGTATAAGGACCGGATCCAGATCTCCTGGTCCATAGGAGGGCAGAACTTCTCCCAGGACCAGTATGTCTTCAGCCAGTTCACGACCAGGGAGAACTTCATCAGGCACCTCAGTGGGGTTGAATACAAGGGCAAAGGCACCTACACTGACTGCGCCATCAAAAGCATGATCAAACAAATGACCCAGCGCTTTTTGGGGACAGGCGGCGTCCTCTTCTCTGTGTTCATCACAGATGGGCACGTGACAGGAAATCCATGTGGAGGAATTAAGGCAATGTCAGAGAAGGCCCGGGAGCAAGGGATCCATATTTTTTCAGTGGCAGCATCCAGGACCATTGATGAATTAGGGATGCGGGAAATAGCCAGCTCTCCCTCTGAACTGTACCGTGATGACTACATAGCTGTGGAGATCGAAGATGGGCGATCAAGAATAAACATTGAATCCATTGATCGTATCATAAAAGCCATG aaacatcaAGCCTTTTTACAG TGTTATGAACATAAATGCTATGAGACTCCTGGCAGCCCCGGACCAAAAGGGCTCCCAGGTCCAAAA GGTATAAAAGGGGATAGAGGATATATTGGGCCAAAAGGTGAAAAAGGTAAACAG GGCGATCCTGGCATTGAAGGTCCAATCGGACAACCCGGTCAAAAG GGAGAGACTGGTTTGACTGGCGACAAG GGTGATATCGGAACAATTGGAGCAAAG GGTGTGGCAGGAATACCTGGCAAGAATGGAACTGATGGCCAAAAG GGTAAAATTGGCCGAATTGGAGCTACTGGTTGCAAAGGTGATCCAGGTGACAAG GGACCAGATGGCTACCCTGGAGATGTTGGTGACACTGGGCCACCTGGTGACAATGGAGAAAAG ggTGACCCAGGCCTCCCTGGAAAATCAGGTCCAATTGGCCCTCCCGGTGATCCAGGACCCATG GGTGAAAGAGGAAATCCTGGAAACCCAGGGCAGCCAGGAGACAAGGGAATTCCG GGGGAACCTGGCTTACCTGGACCAAAAGGCGAAAAG ggaagaagaggagacatCGGAACGAAGGGAGGACAAGGTCCTGATGGGCCAAAAGGAGAAAAG GGAGAACGAGGGCCGCAGGGAGGCAGAGGTCGGCCCGGGGAAGGCGGACTCAAGGGCTCAAAG gGCGACCAAGGACTACCAGGCCCGaggggtccgccaggacaaccAGGGGGCCCCGGagcaaat GGCACGGTGGGAAACCCTGGAGATCCTGGACCAAGGGGAGACCCTGGGATCACTGGACCAAAG GGTGACCCTGGAAGACCAGGATTCGGCTATCCTGGACCGAGAGGACCCACT GGAGACAGAGGTGATCCAGGCAGAAGAGGACCCAGGGGGGGCAGAGGTGAATGTGGCGCCAAAGGAGACCCTGGAAATAAAGGAATAAAAGGAGAGCCT GGGGAGCCAGGTCAGTTTGGTGAGCCAGGAGAGAGAGGACCCAGAGGAGACCCTGGATCTGAT GGGGGACCAGGTCCAGCGGGAGATCCCGGGCTCACT GACTGTGACGTCATGACATACATCAGAGAGAcgtgtggttgttgtg ACTGTGAGAAGCGCTGTGGGGCTCTGGACATTGTATTTGTAATTGATAGTTCAGAGAGTGTTGGACTGACAAACTTCACCCTGGAGAAGAACTTTGTTATCAACACCATCAACAGGCTGGGATCTATGGCCAGCGACCCTGCTTCACAAACCG GCACAAGAGTCGGAGTTGTACAGTTCAGTCACAATGGGACCTTTGAGGCCATTCGTCTCGATGACCCGAACATAAACTCCATGTCTGCCTTTAAAACGGCAGTGAAGAACCTGCAGTGGATTGCTGGGGGCACCTTTACACCCTCAGCCCTCAAGTTTGCCTATGATAACCTCATAAGGGACAGCAAGAGAGCCCGAGCCAAAGTATCTGTGGTGGTGATCACAGATGGCCGCTTTGACCCACGCGACGATGAGGATCTGCTGAAGTACCTTTGCGACGACGCCAATGTGGTGGTGAACGCCATTGGGGTTGGTGATATGTTTAAAAAGGAACAGGATGATGAGATCCTAGGGTCGATCGCGTGCGGCAAGAAGGAACGTGTCACCAATATGAGGCGTTACATTGACTTAGTGGCTGATGATTTCATACAGACGATGGAGACTGTGCTCTGCCCCG AGCCAGTGATTGTGTGCCCTGATCTCCCCTGTAAAAGTG AACCTGATGTAGCTCCATGCATCCAGCGGCCGGTGGATTTGGTATTTCTACTAGATGGCTCAGAGCGCCTCGGGGCGGACAACTTCCAGCACGCCCGTGAATTTGTGCAGAAGGTGGCAAACACTCTGGGATTGGCCCGGAGCCAGACTGATCGTATGCGAGCCCGCGTGGCACTGATGGAGTTCGGCAAGGAGAACGAGAATCAAGTGgccttctctctcacacacgaaCCTGCCGTCATCGCTGACGGCATAAAACGCTTGACTTATATGGACTCTTCTTCAAGTGTGGGGCCTGCCATCGTCCACACCATCGACAACATCTTGGGTAAAGGGAATGCTCGCCAGACGCGACGCAACGCAGaagtttcatttgttttcatcacaGACGGCGTCACTGAAAGCAACAGCCTGGATGAAGCTGTTAGTGCCATGCGCGGGGCACAGGTCGTCTCCACAGTGATAGCCACAGGAAATGACGTTGACCAAGAAGTCCTAGTGAAGCTGGCCATGGGTGACCAGGATGCCATCTTTAAAGGAAAAGACTTCTCTAGTTTGTCCCGGTCCAGTTTGTTTGACCGTTTCATCCAGTGGGTATGTTAA
- the smarcal1 gene encoding SWI/SNF-related matrix-associated actin-dependent regulator of chromatin subfamily A-like protein 1 isoform X2 produces the protein MSNQLSAEQQRKIEENRRRALERRAQRLAQTVNSSKQTSVGFSSTSLQAHPPVQINASDLATLAHHREAPSSASAQTWFVPPFKKDSESFSNQNQGTKHQQLSGTGNQINQSTLCNSTSSRQIQVIDPLPQTRSQHVSSPVLSSGGSFGVKSAHPKPNITSSSSGGAVGLFYKQTSKPAQSPVAQLPLNSSTLNAVPAKKPAISVRGKCVPHTEDRFRVEVGYHAELIAVFKSIPSKNYDPATKMWNFSLEHYQQLMEEAATLVSVSLRPLEGMDAVDGSAATSRARDGAALGALLKLCNGWQKPGASLQGQCNLVSRSKFEVDVGYHVEVIAAFKQMPTKNYDMKTRKWSFSLEDYKRLMDLLSGIAAVEVEPLPRAIVQAFSARFDGTEARSLDVPEADLSSIDPSLTRSLMPFQKEGVNFAVSKQGRLLLADDMGLGKTVQAICIAAYYRNEWPLLVVAPSSVRFTWAEAFRHWLPSLSPDSINVVVKAKDNLRAGLVNIISYDLLSRMDKLQGNPFNVLIMDESHFLKNIKTARCKAALPLLKAAKRVILLSGTPAMSRPSELYTQILAVRPTLFPRFHEFGIRYCAAKQMTWGWDYSGSSNLGELKLLLEECLMLRRLKTDVLSQLPAKQRKVVTVTIDGINTRTKAALSAAAKQLAKGNRNKREEKEALLIFYNHTAEAKLQAIMEYITDTLECGREKFLVFAHHKLVLDHITTELGKKECQLHPYRWGHSIG, from the exons ATGTCTAATCAGCTGAGTGCAGAGCAGCAGCGAAAGAttgaggagaacaggaggagggCTTTGGAGAGAAGAGCCCAAAGACTTGCACAAACTGTCAACAGCAGTAAGCAGACCTCAGTAGGCTTCAGCAGCACTTCACTGCAGGCACATCCCCCTGTACAGATCAATGCGTCGGATCTCGCTACCCTCGCTCATCACAGAGAGGCACCCAGCTCAGCCTCTGCACAAACATGGTTTGTCCCACCCTTCAAAAAAGACTCAGAGAGCTTCAGTAACCAAAATCAAGGCACAAAGCATCAGCAGTTATCTGGCACTGGCAACCAAATCAATCAGAGTACTCTATGTAACTCTACTTCTTCTAGACAG ATACAAGTCATTGATCCACTTCCTCAGACAAGAAGTCAACATGTGAGCAGCCCTGTCTTGTCTAGCGGAGGAAGCTTTGGTGTGAAGTCAGCTCATCCCAAACCCAACAtcacctccagcagctcagGTGGTGCAGTTGGCTTATTCTACAAGCAAACTAGTAAACCTGCACAAAGTCCTGTGGCCCAGCTTCCCTTAAACTCCTCAACTTTGAATGCTGTACCTGCAAAAAAGCCTGCCATCTCTGTAAGAGGAAAATGTGTACCTCACACAGAGGACCGCTTCAGGGTAGAAGTGGGCTACCATGCAGAGCTTATTGCTGTTTTCAAATCCATCCCCTCAAAGAACTATG ACCCTGCCACAAAGATGTGGAACTTCAGCCTGGAGCACTATCAACAGCTAA TGGAGGAAGCAGCTACGCTCGTCTCTGTGTCTTTGAGGCCTCTGGAGGGAATGGACGCAGTGGACGGTTCAGCAGCCACCAGCCGAGCTCGTGACGGTGCGGCACTCGGGGCGCTGCTGAAGCTGTGCAATGGCTGGCAGAAACCTGGAGCCAGTCTACAGGGCCAATGCAACCTGGTGTCGCGGTCAAAGTTTGAGGTTGATGTCGGTTACCATGTCGAAGTCATCGCAGCATTCAAGCAGATGCCGACAAAGAATTATG ACATGAAAACAAGAAAGTGGAGCTTTTCACTTGAGGATTACAAGAGACTAA TGGATCTCCTCAGTGGGATAGCAGCAGTGGAGGTGGAGCCTCTGCCCAGGGCAATAGTCCAGGCTTTCTCTGCCAGGTTTGACGGGACTGAAGCCAGGTCTTTAGACGTCCCCGAGGCAGACCTCTCCAGCATCGACCCCTCGCTCACCCGCAGCCTGATGCCCTTCCAGAAGGAGGGAGTCAA TTTTGCGGTGTCTAAACAAGGCCGCCTCCTCCTGGCTGACGACATGGGCCTGGGAAAGACTGTGCAGGCCATCTGTATAGCAGCCTACTACAGGAATGAGTGGCCCTTGCTGGTAGTGGCTCCGTCCTCTGTGCGATTCACCTGGgctgag GCCTTCAGACACTGGCTCCCCTCCCTGAGTCCTGACAGCATCAATGTGGTGGTGAAGGCCAAAGACAATCTGCGAGCTGGTTTAGTCAACATCATCAGCTACGACCTCCTGAGCAGGATGGACAAGCTGCAGGGAAACCCCTTCAATGTTCTCATCATG GATGAGTCTCACTTTCTGAAGAACATCAAGACTGCTCGTTGTAAAGCAGCCTTGCCTCTGCTGAAG GCAGCAAAGAGAGTGATTCTTCTGTCTGGGACCCCTGCCATGTCCAGACCCTCTGAGCTCTACACCCAGATTCTGGCTGTCAGACCTACACTCTTCCCTCGCTTCCATGAGTTTGGGATACGGTACTGCGCCGCCAAACAG ATGACTTGGGGATGGGACTACTCAGGCTCATCCAACCTTGGGGAGTTAAAGCTGTTGCTGGAGGAGTGTCTGATGTTGCGCCGCCTCAAGACAGACGTCCTCTCCCAGCTTCCAGCTAAACAACGCAAGGTCGTCACAGTGACTATCGATGGTATCAACACACGCACAAAAGCGGCTCTGTCAGCTGCTGCCAAGCAGTTAGCCAAGGGAAACCGTAAT AAAAGGGAAGAGAAGGAAGCCCTCCTCATCTTTTATAACCACACAGCTGAAGCCAAGCTACAAGCCATTAT GGAGTACATCACAGACACGCTGGAGTGTGGGAGGGAGAAGTTTCTAGTGTTTGCGCATCATAAGTTAGTCCTGGATCATATCACCACAGAACTGGGAAAAAA AGAATGTCAGTTACATCCGTATCGATGGGGCCACTCCATCGGCTGA
- the LOC123973324 gene encoding collagen alpha-2(VI) chain-like isoform X2, giving the protein MALISGFIFLCLLQAAIPQPVGPRGPRPIPGRGDSPEPTPPPGLPQPTPRPEAGIIDCPIKLFFTIDTSETIALQESPPGALVNKVKEFTKIFVQRLADEEYKDRIQISWSIGGQNFSQDQYVFSQFTTRENFIRHLSGVEYKGKGTYTDCAIKSMIKQMTQRFLGTGGVLFSVFITDGHVTGNPCGGIKAMSEKAREQGIHIFSVAASRTIDELGMREIASSPSELYRDDYIAVEIEDGRSRINIESIDRIIKAMKHQAFLQCYEHKCYETPGSPGPKGLPGPKGIKGDRGYIGPKGEKGKQGDPGIEGPIGQPGQKGETGLTGDKGDIGTIGAKGVAGIPGKNGTDGQKGKIGRIGATGCKGDPGDKGPDGYPGDVGDTGPPGDNGEKGDPGLPGKSGPIGPPGDPGPMGERGNPGNPGQPGDKGIPGEPGLPGPKGEKGRRGDIGTKGGQGPDGPKGEKGERGPQGGRGRPGEGGLKGSKGDQGLPGPRGPPGQPGGPGANGTVGNPGDPGPRGDPGITGPKGDPGRPGFGYPGPRGPTGDRGDPGRRGPRGGRGECGAKGDPGNKGIKGEPGEPGQFGEPGERGPRGDPGSDGGPGPAGDPGLTDCDVMTYIRETCGCCDCEKRCGALDIVFVIDSSESVGLTNFTLEKNFVINTINRLGSMASDPASQTGTRVGVVQFSHNGTFEAIRLDDPNINSMSAFKTAVKNLQWIAGGTFTPSALKFAYDNLIRDSKRARAKVSVVVITDGRFDPRDDEDLLKYLCDDANVVVNAIGVGDMFKKEQDDEILGSIACGKKERVTNMRRYIDLVADDFIQTMETVLCPEPVIVCPDLPCKSEPDVAPCIQRPVDLVFLLDGSERLGADNFQHAREFVQKVANTLGLARSQTDRMRARVALMEFGKENENQVAFSLTHEPAVIADGIKRLTYMDSSSSVGPAIVHTIDNILGKGNARQTRRNAEVSFVFITDGVTESNSLDEAVSAMRGAQVVSTVIATGNDVDQEVLVKLAMGDQDAIFKGKDFSSLSRSSLFDRFIQWVC; this is encoded by the exons ATGGCGCTGATTTCAGGGTTCATCTTTCTGTGCTTGCTCCAAGCTGCAATCCCTCAACCTGTGGGCCCTCGTGGACCCAGGCCAATACCTGGGCGAGGTGACAGTCCAGAACCAACTCCACCTCCAGGCCTACCTCAGCCCACACCAAGACCCGAAG CTGGGATAATTGACTGTCCCATCAAGCTCTTTTTCACCATCGACACCTCAGAGACCATTGCCTTACAGGAGTCCCCACCTGGGGCGCTGGTGAACAAAGTAAAGGAGTTCACCAAGATCTTTGTCCAGAGGCTGGCTGATGAGGAGTATAAGGACCGGATCCAGATCTCCTGGTCCATAGGAGGGCAGAACTTCTCCCAGGACCAGTATGTCTTCAGCCAGTTCACGACCAGGGAGAACTTCATCAGGCACCTCAGTGGGGTTGAATACAAGGGCAAAGGCACCTACACTGACTGCGCCATCAAAAGCATGATCAAACAAATGACCCAGCGCTTTTTGGGGACAGGCGGCGTCCTCTTCTCTGTGTTCATCACAGATGGGCACGTGACAGGAAATCCATGTGGAGGAATTAAGGCAATGTCAGAGAAGGCCCGGGAGCAAGGGATCCATATTTTTTCAGTGGCAGCATCCAGGACCATTGATGAATTAGGGATGCGGGAAATAGCCAGCTCTCCCTCTGAACTGTACCGTGATGACTACATAGCTGTGGAGATCGAAGATGGGCGATCAAGAATAAACATTGAATCCATTGATCGTATCATAAAAGCCATG aaacatcaAGCCTTTTTACAG TGTTATGAACATAAATGCTATGAGACTCCTGGCAGCCCCGGACCAAAAGGGCTCCCAGGTCCAAAA GGTATAAAAGGGGATAGAGGATATATTGGGCCAAAAGGTGAAAAAGGTAAACAG GGCGATCCTGGCATTGAAGGTCCAATCGGACAACCCGGTCAAAAG GGAGAGACTGGTTTGACTGGCGACAAG GGTGATATCGGAACAATTGGAGCAAAG GGTGTGGCAGGAATACCTGGCAAGAATGGAACTGATGGCCAAAAG GGTAAAATTGGCCGAATTGGAGCTACTGGTTGCAAAGGTGATCCAGGTGACAAG GGACCAGATGGCTACCCTGGAGATGTTGGTGACACTGGGCCACCTGGTGACAATGGAGAAAAG ggTGACCCAGGCCTCCCTGGAAAATCAGGTCCAATTGGCCCTCCCGGTGATCCAGGACCCATG GGTGAAAGAGGAAATCCTGGAAACCCAGGGCAGCCAGGAGACAAGGGAATTCCG GGGGAACCTGGCTTACCTGGACCAAAAGGCGAAAAG ggaagaagaggagacatCGGAACGAAGGGAGGACAAGGTCCTGATGGGCCAAAAGGAGAAAAG GGAGAACGAGGGCCGCAGGGAGGCAGAGGTCGGCCCGGGGAAGGCGGACTCAAGGGCTCAAAG gGCGACCAAGGACTACCAGGCCCGaggggtccgccaggacaaccAGGGGGCCCCGGagcaaat GGCACGGTGGGAAACCCTGGAGATCCTGGACCAAGGGGAGACCCTGGGATCACTGGACCAAAG GGTGACCCTGGAAGACCAGGATTCGGCTATCCTGGACCGAGAGGACCCACT GGAGACAGAGGTGATCCAGGCAGAAGAGGACCCAGGGGGGGCAGAGGTGAATGTGGCGCCAAAGGAGACCCTGGAAATAAAGGAATAAAAGGAGAGCCT GGGGAGCCAGGTCAGTTTGGTGAGCCAGGAGAGAGAGGACCCAGAGGAGACCCTGGATCTGAT GGGGGACCAGGTCCAGCGGGAGATCCCGGGCTCACT GACTGTGACGTCATGACATACATCAGAGAGAcgtgtggttgttgtg ACTGTGAGAAGCGCTGTGGGGCTCTGGACATTGTATTTGTAATTGATAGTTCAGAGAGTGTTGGACTGACAAACTTCACCCTGGAGAAGAACTTTGTTATCAACACCATCAACAGGCTGGGATCTATGGCCAGCGACCCTGCTTCACAAACCG GCACAAGAGTCGGAGTTGTACAGTTCAGTCACAATGGGACCTTTGAGGCCATTCGTCTCGATGACCCGAACATAAACTCCATGTCTGCCTTTAAAACGGCAGTGAAGAACCTGCAGTGGATTGCTGGGGGCACCTTTACACCCTCAGCCCTCAAGTTTGCCTATGATAACCTCATAAGGGACAGCAAGAGAGCCCGAGCCAAAGTATCTGTGGTGGTGATCACAGATGGCCGCTTTGACCCACGCGACGATGAGGATCTGCTGAAGTACCTTTGCGACGACGCCAATGTGGTGGTGAACGCCATTGGGGTTGGTGATATGTTTAAAAAGGAACAGGATGATGAGATCCTAGGGTCGATCGCGTGCGGCAAGAAGGAACGTGTCACCAATATGAGGCGTTACATTGACTTAGTGGCTGATGATTTCATACAGACGATGGAGACTGTGCTCTGCCCCG AGCCAGTGATTGTGTGCCCTGATCTCCCCTGTAAAAGTG AACCTGATGTAGCTCCATGCATCCAGCGGCCGGTGGATTTGGTATTTCTACTAGATGGCTCAGAGCGCCTCGGGGCGGACAACTTCCAGCACGCCCGTGAATTTGTGCAGAAGGTGGCAAACACTCTGGGATTGGCCCGGAGCCAGACTGATCGTATGCGAGCCCGCGTGGCACTGATGGAGTTCGGCAAGGAGAACGAGAATCAAGTGgccttctctctcacacacgaaCCTGCCGTCATCGCTGACGGCATAAAACGCTTGACTTATATGGACTCTTCTTCAAGTGTGGGGCCTGCCATCGTCCACACCATCGACAACATCTTGGGTAAAGGGAATGCTCGCCAGACGCGACGCAACGCAGaagtttcatttgttttcatcacaGACGGCGTCACTGAAAGCAACAGCCTGGATGAAGCTGTTAGTGCCATGCGCGGGGCACAGGTCGTCTCCACAGTGATAGCCACAGGAAATGACGTTGACCAAGAAGTCCTAGTGAAGCTGGCCATGGGTGACCAGGATGCCATCTTTAAAGGAAAAGACTTCTCTAGTTTGTCCCGGTCCAGTTTGTTTGACCGTTTCATCCAGTGGGTATGTTAA
- the marchf4 gene encoding membrane associated ring-CH-type finger 4: MLRSQGMLKSRCCVLLGDLRVLLLGPPAPPTPLPPLTSMSGQTTESHEVSVTVPDNNNTLTRSHQHAGDRVTPPAAGATGPPGGERPGWVDAAELSAALRGCSSSSDDCSKGKLEERFSLTSYTESGFRTPVCRICFQGPEHGELLSPCRCCGSVRCTHQPCLIKWISERGSWACELCYYKYQVIAISTKNPLQWQAISLTVIEKVQIAAAILGSLFLMASISWLVWSSFSPSARWQRQDLLFQICYGMYGFMDVVCIALIVHEGPSVFRIFHRWQAVNQQWKVLNYDKSMDSDDLKNTTVDRTLSQPSPGFQTGVGVSTSTSSLMMVASTAAGSTSTTMVAASGGLGAHVDPNSGSAVPDQHCPYNILHLLSHLRQPEARSQPSNSTRELVMRVTTV, from the exons ATGCTGCGCAGCCAGGGCATGCTGAAGAGCCGCTGTTGCGTCCTGCTCGGTGACCTGAGGGTGCTCCTGCTCGGGCCACCAGCACCGCCGACACCGCTGCCTCCGCTGACCTCCATGAGCGGCCAAACTACGGAAAGCCATGAAGTAAGCGTCACCGTccccgacaacaacaacacgTTGACTCGGAGCCACCAGCACGCAGGAGACCGGGTTACCCCACCTGCAGCAGGAGCCACCGGGCCACCGGGCGGAGAGCGACCGGGCTGGGTTGATGCTGCAGAGCTGTCGGCGGCCCTGCGCggctgcagcagctcctctGATGACTGCTCAAAGGGCAAACTCGAGGAGAGGTTTTCCCTCACCAGCTACACGGAAAGTGGCTTCAGGACGCCTGTGTGCAGGATCTGCTTTCAGGGGCCAGAACAT GGGGAGCTCCTGAGCCCATGTCGGTGCTGTGGGTCAGTACGCTGCACCCACCAGCCCTGCCTCATCAAATGGATCAGCGAGAGAGGGTCCTGGGCCTGTGAGCTCTGCTACTACAAATATCAGGTCATTGCCATCAGCACAAAGAACCCACTACAG TGGCAGGCCATCTCCCTGACGGTGATAGAGAAAGTGCAGATAGCAGCAGCCATCTTGGGCTCCCTGTTCCTGATGGCCAGTATCTCCTGGCTGGTGTGGTCGTCTTTCAGCCCGTCAGCCCGCTGGCAGCGACAAGATCTGCTTTTCCAGATCTGCTACGGCATGTACGGCTTTATGGATGTTGTCTGCATCG CACTAATTGTCCACGAAGGACCTTCTGTGTTTCGTATCTTCCACCGCTGGCAGGCCGTGAACCAGCAGTGGAAAGTCCTGAACTATGATAAGTCTATGGACAGCGATGATCTGAAGAACACCACTGTGGACAGGACTCTGTCTCAGCCCAGCCCGGGCTTTCAGACTGGGGTAGGAGTGTCCACTTCCACCTCCTCGCTGATGATGGTGGCCTCCACAGCAGCTGGCTCCACCTCTACAACCATGGTGGCGGCCTCAGGAGGACTGGGTGCACACGTGGACCCCAACAGTGGCAGCGCAGTGCCAGACCAACACTGTCCCTACAacatcctccacctcctcagccACCTGAGGCAGCCGGAGGCCCGCAGCCAACCCAGCAATAGCACAAGAGAGCTGGTCATGAGAGTCACTACAGTCTGA